In Bacteroidota bacterium, one DNA window encodes the following:
- a CDS encoding NAD+ synthase gives MKIALAQINYHIGNFDSNVTKIKQAIRKSREKNADLVVFAELAVSGYPPRDFLEFDDYIEQCHRCVLDVASVCTDIAAIVGSPSINPDKKGKRLHNSAYFLQDGKVKAVTHKTLLPNYDVFDEYRYFEPFKDIKVIDFKDHKIALTICEDIWDISDSPLYTVSPMEVLSGQHPDLMINIAASPFHYEQALRRKQVLGGNAKKYHMPLFYVNHVGAQTELLFDGGSMVVGDDGEVVDEMNYFEEDLRIYECDRSSDGYKINLVSDEKKEQRDTSKIALIHDALIMGIRNYFEKLGLKKALLGLSGGIDSAVTLVLAQRALGKENVRGVMLPSRYSSYHSLSDAIKLAENLGVSFDIIGIEESFNSIEETLKPNFKDLPFDITEENMQARIRAIILMALSNKFGYILLNTSNKSEAAVGYGTLYGDMCGGISVLGDVYKTDVFGLARYINKDYEVIPENTINKPPSAELRPDQKDADSLPDYEILDRILYQYIELRQGPDDLIKQGFDEVMVRTVLRLVNSNEFKRHQAPPILRVSPKAFGMGRRMPIVAKYLS, from the coding sequence GTGAAGATTGCCTTAGCACAGATAAATTATCACATCGGAAACTTTGACTCGAATGTCACCAAGATAAAGCAGGCGATACGGAAATCCCGTGAAAAAAATGCCGATCTGGTCGTTTTCGCTGAGCTGGCTGTTTCCGGTTATCCTCCGCGTGATTTCCTTGAATTTGACGATTATATCGAACAGTGTCACCGGTGTGTGCTGGATGTAGCTTCAGTTTGTACTGACATTGCTGCCATTGTGGGGTCGCCTTCTATAAATCCCGATAAAAAAGGCAAACGCCTGCACAACTCAGCCTATTTTCTTCAGGACGGGAAGGTGAAAGCAGTGACCCATAAAACTCTGCTGCCGAATTATGATGTTTTCGATGAATACCGCTATTTTGAGCCTTTTAAAGATATAAAGGTTATTGATTTCAAAGATCATAAGATTGCTCTGACCATCTGTGAAGATATATGGGACATCAGCGATTCACCCCTTTATACCGTATCGCCCATGGAGGTGCTCAGTGGCCAGCATCCTGATCTGATGATTAACATTGCCGCCTCGCCCTTTCACTATGAGCAGGCCCTGAGAAGAAAACAGGTATTGGGAGGTAATGCGAAAAAATACCACATGCCCTTGTTTTATGTGAATCATGTTGGCGCACAGACTGAGCTGCTTTTCGATGGAGGCTCGATGGTGGTGGGAGACGACGGTGAAGTTGTAGACGAGATGAATTACTTTGAGGAGGATTTAAGGATATATGAGTGTGACCGGTCATCCGATGGATATAAAATTAATCTGGTCAGTGATGAGAAGAAAGAACAGAGGGATACATCTAAAATTGCCCTCATTCATGATGCCCTCATCATGGGGATCAGGAATTATTTTGAGAAGTTAGGCCTGAAAAAAGCCCTTCTTGGACTGTCGGGGGGTATCGATTCGGCTGTAACATTGGTTTTGGCTCAGAGAGCATTAGGAAAGGAAAATGTGAGAGGAGTTATGTTACCCTCCCGTTATTCATCCTATCATTCCTTAAGTGATGCTATAAAGCTGGCCGAAAACCTGGGTGTGAGTTTTGACATCATCGGCATCGAAGAATCTTTTAACAGTATTGAAGAAACACTCAAGCCAAATTTCAAAGATCTGCCTTTTGATATAACGGAGGAAAACATGCAAGCCAGGATCAGGGCTATTATCCTCATGGCTTTATCCAATAAGTTCGGTTATATTCTGCTAAATACATCCAACAAGAGCGAGGCTGCTGTCGGCTACGGCACTCTTTACGGTGATATGTGCGGAGGTATTTCGGTGCTTGGTGATGTTTATAAGACCGATGTTTTCGGGCTGGCACGATACATCAATAAAGATTATGAGGTCATCCCTGAAAACACTATTAATAAGCCACCTTCTGCCGAGCTTAGGCCAGATCAGAAAGATGCTGATTCACTGCCGGATTATGAGATTCTGGACAGGATACTGTATCAGTACATTGAACTTCGGCAGGGGCCCGATGATCTTATAAAACAGGGTTTTGACGAGGTAATGGTACGAACAGTCCTTAGGTTGGTAAACAGCAATGAATTTAAACGGCACCAGGCGCCGCCGATTCTGCGTGTGTCACCAAAGGCCTTTGGCATGGGCCGTCGAATGCCCATCGTGGCAAAATACCTTTCGTGA
- a CDS encoding porin family protein, with protein sequence MKRIGLLSIAILILSLPLLSQEKKPYRFGLKVGPNINWLNPDAEGYSSDGIQAGFSWGFISDFSMAGNYFLSTGFNLQYNNGKLSFPYKMDGIDTTGVLNRNYRIKYFQLPVMIKMRTDNFDKFAIFGQIGLAGDVRITAKGIDVFEYPDQDGTLTKTAEKENKISDNINLFRAAFVIGAGVEYFINNSTSILVNFNYNNGLTNILSGNNKVDPNIKERAILNYIEFNVGIIF encoded by the coding sequence ATGAAGAGAATTGGACTCTTGTCTATAGCGATATTGATCTTATCACTACCCTTGTTGTCACAGGAAAAGAAACCTTACAGGTTTGGCTTGAAGGTGGGGCCAAATATAAACTGGTTAAATCCCGATGCCGAGGGATATTCCTCTGATGGGATACAAGCCGGATTCTCATGGGGATTCATCAGCGATTTCAGCATGGCAGGAAATTATTTTCTGTCGACAGGCTTTAACCTGCAATACAACAATGGCAAACTGTCATTTCCATATAAAATGGATGGCATCGATACTACCGGCGTGCTTAACAGGAATTACCGGATCAAGTATTTTCAGTTACCCGTCATGATCAAGATGAGGACGGATAATTTTGACAAGTTTGCTATTTTCGGCCAGATCGGATTGGCTGGTGATGTGAGGATTACGGCAAAAGGTATTGATGTGTTTGAATATCCTGATCAGGATGGTACACTTACGAAAACTGCAGAGAAGGAAAATAAGATATCGGATAACATCAATCTTTTCAGGGCTGCATTTGTAATAGGAGCGGGAGTAGAATATTTCATCAACAACTCCACATCCATACTGGTCAATTTTAATTATAACAATGGGCTGACAAATATTTTGTCCGGAAACAATAAAGTTGACCCCAACATCAAGGAGAGGGCTATACTCAACTATATTGAATTTAATGTCGGCATCATTTTTTAA
- a CDS encoding YifB family Mg chelatase-like AAA ATPase, which translates to MLVKTYGSALYGINAITITIEVNIDDGINFFMVGLPDNAVKESHQRIESALKNIGYKIPGKKIVINMAPADIRKEGSSYDLTIALGILAASGQIKTDHIHEYIIMGELSLDGGIHPIKGALPIAIEVKKKGFKGFILPRLNAKEAAIVSDIDVYGVENIIDVIHFFNEEARLEPVRVNAREEFAYRLNDYEFDFADVKGQENIKRALEIAAAGGHNIILIGPPGAGKTMLAKRLPSILPPLNLHEALETTKIHSVAGKMARDSSLITVRPFRSPHHTISDAGLVGGGTFPQPGEISLAHNGVLFLDELPEFKHSALEVMRQPMEDRVVTISRAKYSMDYPASFMLVAAMNPCPCGYYNHPDKPCVCPPGMVQKYIHKISGPLMDRIDLHVEVTPVPFRELSKERNSENSVQIRNRVVAARSIQEQRYHQDKGIYCNAQMTSQQIRKICKIKEEGEQILKTAMEKLSLSARAYNRILKVSRTIADLEKSDDIEAHHLAEAIQYRSLDRETWGMS; encoded by the coding sequence ATGTTAGTCAAGACTTATGGCAGTGCCCTGTATGGCATCAATGCAATCACCATCACCATTGAGGTGAATATTGACGACGGTATCAACTTTTTCATGGTCGGATTGCCGGATAATGCTGTCAAAGAAAGTCACCAGCGTATCGAGTCGGCATTGAAAAATATCGGCTATAAAATACCCGGGAAAAAGATCGTTATCAATATGGCTCCGGCTGATATCCGTAAAGAGGGCTCGTCGTACGACCTGACCATCGCCCTCGGCATCCTGGCAGCCTCCGGCCAGATTAAGACCGACCATATCCATGAGTATATCATCATGGGAGAGCTATCTCTCGATGGAGGCATTCACCCCATTAAAGGAGCATTACCCATAGCCATCGAAGTCAAGAAAAAGGGATTCAAGGGATTCATCCTTCCGCGACTGAATGCAAAGGAAGCAGCAATTGTGAGTGACATTGATGTATATGGCGTGGAGAATATCATCGACGTAATACATTTTTTTAATGAGGAGGCCCGTCTGGAGCCGGTAAGGGTGAATGCACGTGAGGAGTTCGCGTATAGGCTCAATGATTACGAGTTTGACTTTGCCGATGTAAAAGGACAGGAAAACATCAAACGTGCTTTGGAGATTGCCGCTGCTGGAGGGCATAACATCATTCTTATAGGCCCGCCGGGCGCCGGTAAAACCATGCTCGCCAAACGCCTGCCATCAATATTGCCACCCCTCAACCTGCATGAAGCACTGGAAACAACTAAAATTCATTCTGTGGCAGGTAAAATGGCCAGGGACTCGTCATTAATAACTGTCAGACCCTTCCGTTCACCACATCATACCATCAGTGATGCAGGCCTTGTCGGAGGTGGCACCTTCCCGCAGCCCGGTGAGATATCCCTGGCTCATAATGGCGTCCTGTTCCTTGATGAACTGCCGGAATTCAAACATTCCGCCCTTGAAGTCATGCGCCAGCCCATGGAAGATCGTGTGGTCACCATATCGCGTGCTAAATACAGCATGGATTACCCGGCCAGCTTCATGCTGGTGGCAGCCATGAACCCCTGCCCATGCGGTTATTATAACCATCCCGACAAGCCCTGTGTCTGCCCGCCGGGAATGGTGCAGAAATATATTCATAAAATATCAGGCCCCCTTATGGATAGAATAGACCTGCATGTTGAGGTCACACCTGTCCCCTTTAGAGAACTTAGCAAAGAACGAAACTCCGAAAACAGCGTTCAGATCAGAAACAGGGTTGTGGCAGCCAGAAGTATACAAGAACAAAGATATCATCAGGATAAAGGGATTTATTGCAATGCACAGATGACCTCACAGCAGATAAGAAAAATCTGTAAAATAAAAGAAGAAGGGGAACAGATACTCAAGACCGCTATGGAGAAGCTGTCTCTCTCGGCCCGGGCATATAACCGCATACTCAAGGTTTCCAGAACAATAGCCGACCTGGAGAAGTCCGACGACATTGAAGCACATCACCTGGCCGAAGCCATTCAATACCGCAGCCTGGACCGCGAAACATGGGGAATGAGCTAA
- a CDS encoding ABC transporter ATP-binding protein, producing the protein MTKDFIKFIDVTRHYKLGTEIVKALRGITLDIAKNEYVALMGPSGSGKSTLMNILGCLDTPTSGSYLLNGNDVSKMNDNSLAEIRNKEIGFVFQTFNLLPRSTALENVMLPQIYAGINKAKRTERATEVLTSVNLSDRIRHKPNELSGGERQRIAIARALVNHPSLILADEPTGNLDTKTSIEIMGLLEEIHNAGNTIMVVTHEEYIARHAHRIIRLRDGMVESDEINPDIITMEHYKTEVTS; encoded by the coding sequence ATGACTAAGGACTTCATCAAGTTTATCGACGTCACCCGCCATTATAAACTTGGAACCGAGATCGTCAAAGCCCTCAGGGGTATCACACTTGACATAGCTAAGAATGAATATGTGGCCCTCATGGGACCGTCGGGTTCCGGTAAATCGACACTGATGAATATCCTCGGATGCCTCGATACACCAACATCCGGAAGCTATTTACTCAATGGTAACGATGTCAGTAAAATGAATGATAATTCCCTGGCAGAAATACGGAATAAAGAAATTGGTTTTGTGTTTCAGACCTTCAATCTTTTGCCACGCTCCACAGCTCTCGAAAATGTCATGCTGCCTCAGATTTATGCCGGTATTAACAAAGCCAAACGGACGGAAAGAGCCACGGAGGTGCTGACAAGTGTGAACTTGAGCGATAGGATACGTCATAAACCTAATGAATTGTCAGGCGGAGAACGACAAAGAATAGCTATCGCCAGGGCGCTTGTCAACCATCCATCACTGATACTTGCCGATGAACCCACAGGAAACCTCGACACAAAGACGTCGATTGAGATTATGGGACTCCTCGAAGAAATTCACAATGCCGGTAACACCATTATGGTGGTGACCCATGAAGAATACATTGCCCGCCATGCACATCGTATCATCCGTTTAAGAGACGGCATGGTCGAGTCGGATGAAATAAATCCCGATATCATCACTATGGAGCATTATAAAACTGAAGTTACTTCATAA
- a CDS encoding cob(I)yrinic acid a,c-diamide adenosyltransferase, producing MNDGFKIYTKKGDKGETSLIGGKRVPKFHDRIEAYGTLDELNCYIGLIRDQDTDMHTREMLIEIQDRLFTAESLLAADNPTSLASLPHLFEDDVTLLENEIDKMNEQLPAIKNFILPGGHITVSHTHVARCICRRAERLTVRLAQHFDVDELIIKYLNRLSDYLFVLARKFTHDFKVTEIPWKARMT from the coding sequence ATGAATGACGGATTTAAAATATACACCAAAAAAGGCGACAAAGGAGAAACATCGCTGATTGGTGGCAAGAGAGTTCCAAAATTTCATGACCGTATTGAAGCCTATGGCACTTTAGACGAGCTGAATTGCTATATCGGTCTCATCCGCGATCAGGACACTGATATGCATACCAGGGAAATGCTCATTGAAATCCAGGACCGGCTGTTTACCGCCGAATCCCTGCTTGCTGCCGATAATCCCACCTCACTTGCATCACTGCCACACCTCTTCGAAGATGATGTGACCCTGTTGGAAAACGAAATCGACAAAATGAATGAACAGTTGCCTGCGATAAAAAATTTCATCCTTCCCGGTGGTCACATCACGGTATCGCATACCCATGTGGCCCGATGCATATGCCGCCGTGCTGAGAGGCTTACCGTAAGGCTGGCTCAGCATTTTGATGTAGATGAACTGATCATTAAATATCTCAATCGCTTGTCGGATTACCTGTTTGTCCTGGCCAGAAAATTCACACACGATTTTAAAGTCACTGAAATCCCTTGGAAGGCTAGAATGACATGA
- a CDS encoding DUF2795 domain-containing protein, producing MYWTLELASKLEDAPWPATKDELVDYCIRSGAPQEVIENLQEIEDEGEVYESIEDLWPDYPTKEDFFFHEDEY from the coding sequence ATGTATTGGACTCTGGAATTGGCTTCAAAACTGGAAGATGCACCATGGCCTGCTACAAAAGACGAACTGGTAGATTATTGCATCAGATCAGGCGCACCTCAGGAAGTGATCGAGAACCTCCAGGAAATTGAAGATGAAGGGGAGGTATATGAAAGTATTGAGGACTTGTGGCCTGATTATCCTACTAAAGAGGATTTTTTCTTTCATGAGGACGAATACTAA
- the secA gene encoding preprotein translocase subunit SecA, which translates to MASFLSKFLGSKSDRDIKIIMPAVQTIRQAYEAIKELNNDELRAKTLEFRTRIYDYISDEENEIKKLKEKAENNPDLDTEEKEKLYNAVDQLEKDSYRKTQEILDEILPEAFAVMKETARRFKENEYIEVTATDMDRDLASRFDSINITGQKARYFNKWMAGGNLITWDMTHYDVQLIGGIVLHQGKIAEMATGEGKTLVATLPVYLNALPGKGVHIVTVNDYLAKRDSEWMGMLYQFHGLKVDCIDKHEPNSNERRDAYLADITFGTNNEFGFDYLRDNMTGNPDELVQRPHYYSIVDEVDSVLIDDARTPLIISGPTPKGDTQEFDVLKPNILKLYNAQKTLVTKILAEAKQLMQSSDNAENEKKVGEQVFRSYRGLPKNKALIKFLSEEGIRTLMQKTENFYLQEQAKNMHIIDDELFFVIDEQHNSIDLTEKGIDLLNEEYDDPSFFIMPDIGAEIAELERSSLSEAQRLERKNVMMQDFSVKSDRIHTVNQLLKAYALFEKDVEYVIMDNKIKIVDEQTGRILEGRRYSDGLHQAIEAKENVKVEAATQTYATITLQNYFRMYKKLAGMTGTAETEAGELWNIYKLDVVVIPTNRPVVRDDREDMVYKTKREKFNAVIDDIAKLINIGRPVLVGTTSVETSELLSRMLKMRGIKHNVLNAKLHQREAQIVLEAGQAGTVTIATNMAGRGTDIKLGPGVKEAGGLAIIGTERHESRRVDRQLRGRSGRQGDPGSSQFFVSLEDDLMRMFGSERIAKIMDRLGIKDGEVIQHPMITKSIERAQKKVEENNFGIRKRLLEYDDVMNSQREVIYKKRRHALYGERLSIDISNMIYDVCEKIVIDYQDERDFEGFSLELIKLFGIESPFNEKEFFALNGEEATEKLFNIVYNNYQVKREMIATKVYPVIKEVYETQSRYENIAIPITDGRKVMQVIANLKKAFETNGKEVPLSIDKGITLAMIDEAWKEHLREMDELRQSVQSATYEQKDPLLIYKFESFELFKKMLDKINKESISFIIKGNLPIQDTGQVREAAQVRSRPDMSKLKEERTDLLSQAYSNTQQPQKTGPVKVEKKVGRNDPCPCGSGKKYKHCHGIGK; encoded by the coding sequence ATGGCGAGTTTCCTTTCAAAGTTCCTGGGCAGTAAATCGGATAGGGATATCAAAATCATCATGCCGGCAGTGCAAACGATCCGGCAGGCATATGAAGCCATCAAGGAATTGAATAATGATGAATTGCGGGCTAAAACCCTTGAATTCAGAACCAGAATTTACGATTATATCAGCGATGAAGAGAATGAAATCAAAAAATTAAAAGAAAAGGCTGAAAATAATCCTGACCTCGATACAGAAGAAAAAGAGAAACTTTACAATGCTGTCGATCAGCTTGAAAAAGACAGTTATCGCAAAACACAGGAAATCCTCGATGAAATTCTTCCCGAAGCATTTGCAGTGATGAAAGAAACTGCACGCCGGTTTAAGGAAAATGAATACATCGAAGTCACTGCCACTGACATGGACCGTGACCTGGCCTCCAGATTCGACAGCATCAACATCACCGGTCAAAAAGCCCGGTATTTTAACAAGTGGATGGCCGGCGGTAATTTGATCACATGGGATATGACACACTATGATGTCCAACTTATCGGTGGCATCGTCCTGCACCAGGGAAAAATTGCAGAAATGGCCACAGGTGAAGGGAAAACGCTGGTAGCCACCCTGCCGGTATACCTCAATGCCTTGCCAGGTAAAGGCGTTCATATTGTCACTGTTAATGATTATCTGGCAAAAAGAGACTCTGAATGGATGGGCATGCTGTATCAGTTCCATGGGCTTAAAGTGGATTGTATCGATAAACATGAACCCAATTCCAATGAACGCCGCGATGCTTATCTTGCTGACATCACCTTTGGAACAAATAACGAATTCGGCTTTGACTACCTCAGGGATAATATGACCGGCAACCCTGATGAACTCGTGCAGCGCCCGCATTATTATTCTATCGTCGACGAGGTCGACTCCGTTTTGATTGATGATGCCCGTACACCTCTTATCATTTCAGGACCAACTCCAAAAGGAGACACCCAGGAATTTGATGTACTCAAACCGAATATCCTGAAACTATATAATGCCCAGAAAACCCTTGTCACCAAGATCCTGGCTGAGGCTAAACAATTAATGCAAAGCAGCGATAATGCCGAAAATGAAAAGAAAGTCGGGGAACAGGTATTCCGGTCTTACCGTGGTCTTCCTAAAAATAAAGCCTTAATAAAGTTCCTGAGCGAAGAAGGGATCAGAACCCTGATGCAGAAAACCGAAAATTTCTATCTTCAGGAACAGGCCAAAAACATGCATATCATCGATGATGAACTGTTCTTCGTAATCGATGAACAACATAACTCCATTGACCTGACGGAAAAGGGTATTGACCTGCTGAATGAAGAATATGATGATCCGAGTTTTTTCATTATGCCGGATATCGGTGCAGAGATTGCTGAACTCGAACGTTCCAGCCTCTCCGAAGCACAACGATTGGAGCGGAAAAATGTAATGATGCAGGACTTTTCAGTCAAATCCGACCGCATCCACACGGTTAACCAACTGCTCAAAGCCTACGCTCTCTTTGAAAAGGATGTCGAATACGTTATCATGGATAATAAGATCAAGATCGTCGATGAACAAACAGGACGTATTCTTGAAGGCCGGCGGTATTCCGATGGATTGCACCAGGCTATCGAAGCAAAAGAAAATGTCAAGGTGGAAGCTGCCACCCAGACTTACGCCACAATCACACTCCAGAATTATTTCAGGATGTATAAAAAACTGGCCGGTATGACCGGAACAGCTGAAACAGAAGCTGGTGAGTTGTGGAACATCTATAAGCTCGATGTGGTGGTTATCCCCACAAACCGGCCGGTCGTCAGGGATGACAGAGAAGACATGGTTTACAAAACAAAAAGAGAAAAATTCAATGCCGTTATTGATGACATTGCGAAACTCATCAACATAGGCCGACCGGTTCTTGTTGGTACCACATCTGTTGAAACATCCGAACTGCTAAGCCGCATGCTCAAAATGAGGGGCATAAAGCATAATGTACTGAATGCCAAGCTGCATCAGAGAGAGGCACAGATTGTCCTGGAAGCCGGCCAGGCCGGTACGGTAACCATCGCCACAAATATGGCAGGACGTGGTACTGACATTAAGCTGGGGCCTGGTGTGAAAGAAGCCGGCGGCCTGGCTATCATCGGCACCGAACGCCATGAATCACGTCGTGTCGACCGCCAGTTGCGTGGCCGCTCCGGCCGTCAGGGTGACCCCGGCAGCTCCCAGTTCTTTGTCTCGCTCGAAGATGACCTCATGCGCATGTTCGGCTCCGAACGTATTGCCAAAATTATGGACCGCCTCGGCATCAAAGACGGTGAAGTCATCCAGCATCCTATGATCACCAAATCTATCGAAAGGGCACAGAAAAAAGTTGAAGAAAATAACTTCGGCATACGAAAACGACTGCTGGAATACGACGATGTGATGAACTCACAGAGAGAGGTCATCTATAAGAAACGTCGGCATGCCCTCTATGGCGAACGATTGTCAATCGATATCTCTAATATGATTTATGATGTTTGCGAAAAAATCGTCATCGATTACCAAGATGAACGCGATTTCGAAGGATTCAGCCTGGAACTCATCAAGCTTTTTGGCATCGAGTCGCCTTTTAATGAAAAAGAATTCTTCGCACTTAACGGTGAAGAGGCCACAGAAAAACTTTTCAACATAGTATATAACAATTATCAGGTCAAACGTGAAATGATAGCCACAAAGGTTTACCCTGTCATCAAAGAGGTTTATGAAACACAATCACGCTATGAGAATATTGCTATCCCGATAACCGATGGACGTAAGGTCATGCAGGTGATCGCCAACCTGAAAAAAGCTTTTGAAACAAATGGGAAAGAAGTACCCCTGTCCATAGATAAAGGCATCACACTGGCCATGATTGATGAAGCCTGGAAAGAACATCTGCGGGAGATGGATGAACTCCGGCAATCGGTACAATCGGCTACCTATGAACAGAAAGACCCTTTACTTATATACAAATTTGAATCATTCGAGCTGTTTAAAAAAATGCTCGACAAGATTAATAAGGAGAGTATCTCGTTCATTATCAAAGGCAATCTGCCTATCCAGGATACAGGGCAGGTGCGTGAAGCAGCACAGGTACGCAGCAGACCTGACATGAGCAAATTGAAGGAAGAACGTACCGACCTGTTGTCGCAGGCATACAGTAATACTCAGCAGCCACAGAAAACGGGACCCGTAAAGGTTGAGAAAAAGGTTGGACGTAATGATCCCTGCCCTTGCGGCAGCGGTAAAAAGTATAAGCATTGCCATGGCATCGGTAAATGA
- the pyrH gene encoding UMP kinase, whose amino-acid sequence MKFKRVLLKLSGESLMSADETVDPGKLAAYANEIKSIADKGVEVGIVIGGGNIFRGSLGENDGIDRVQGDYMGMLATVVNGMALQWALEKTGIKAHVLSGLSVEKVTERMSRRKAIQYLEHGDVVIICGGTGNPFFTTDSAAVLRALEIKADAVLKGTRVDGVYNSDPEKNPAAAKFEHLTFDEAISKDLKIMDLTAFTLCRENNMLIIVFNFNIPGNLLKVLTGENVGTVISNH is encoded by the coding sequence ATGAAATTCAAGCGTGTTTTACTCAAACTAAGCGGTGAATCACTGATGAGTGCCGATGAAACTGTCGATCCGGGAAAGTTGGCCGCTTATGCAAATGAAATCAAAAGCATCGCCGATAAAGGTGTGGAAGTGGGCATTGTGATCGGCGGAGGAAATATTTTCAGGGGATCGCTGGGAGAAAATGACGGCATTGACAGAGTACAGGGTGATTACATGGGCATGCTGGCTACTGTCGTCAATGGTATGGCTTTGCAATGGGCATTGGAAAAAACCGGTATCAAAGCTCATGTCCTTTCAGGCCTGAGCGTGGAAAAAGTGACTGAACGCATGAGCCGGCGAAAAGCCATTCAGTATCTTGAACATGGCGATGTAGTAATCATTTGTGGCGGCACAGGTAATCCTTTCTTCACGACCGATTCAGCTGCTGTGCTCCGTGCCCTGGAGATAAAAGCTGATGCAGTATTGAAAGGAACCCGCGTGGATGGCGTATATAACTCCGACCCGGAAAAAAATCCCGCAGCTGCGAAATTTGAACACCTGACCTTTGATGAAGCCATCAGCAAAGACTTGAAAATCATGGACCTGACAGCTTTTACCCTCTGCAGGGAAAACAACATGCTGATCATTGTCTTCAACTTCAATATACCCGGAAATCTGCTGAAAGTTTTAACAGGAGAAAATGTTGGCACTGTCATTAGTAATCACTAG
- the frr gene encoding ribosome recycling factor, translated as MTEECQFCLEEARESMSNAIVHLEREFQKIRAGKATPDMLDSIRIEYYGSVMPLSQVSNISTPDARQIIVQPWDKSLLDTIDKAIMAANLGFNPMNNGEVLRIIVPTLTEERRKALVKQAHNETEATKVSIRSIRRIANEDAKKLKNDGTPEDDIEKLEELIQKMTDDFIAKVDKVLEAKEKDIMTV; from the coding sequence ATGACAGAAGAATGTCAGTTTTGTCTCGAAGAAGCCAGGGAAAGTATGTCCAATGCCATCGTACATCTGGAGCGCGAATTCCAGAAGATCAGGGCAGGAAAAGCGACACCCGATATGCTCGACAGCATCAGGATCGAATATTATGGCTCTGTAATGCCACTAAGCCAGGTTTCAAATATCAGCACACCCGATGCACGGCAGATCATTGTCCAGCCTTGGGATAAAAGTTTGCTGGATACCATCGACAAGGCCATCATGGCAGCAAATCTCGGCTTTAACCCCATGAACAATGGTGAAGTGCTGCGCATCATCGTTCCAACGCTGACAGAAGAACGCAGAAAGGCACTCGTAAAACAGGCACATAACGAAACCGAAGCTACAAAAGTCAGTATCCGCTCCATCCGACGCATAGCCAACGAAGATGCTAAAAAACTAAAAAATGATGGCACTCCCGAAGACGATATTGAAAAGCTGGAAGAACTCATCCAGAAAATGACCGATGATTTCATCGCTAAAGTTGATAAAGTATTGGAAGCTAAGGAAAAAGATATCATGACGGTCTGA